The Drosophila bipectinata strain 14024-0381.07 chromosome 2L, DbipHiC1v2, whole genome shotgun sequence genome has a segment encoding these proteins:
- the LOC122321706 gene encoding uncharacterized protein isoform X3 produces MERNGSDGISGSGLGSGFASGRGGTSINVPLTLAWTADKNCHNKQYNHDDNDNNKNNTNDKAAKRTRDGIWKGDQIRDGTRKTGVGKGISLMISSFRFRLL; encoded by the coding sequence ATGGAACGGAACGGATCGGATGGGATCAGTGGTTCTGGTTTGGGCAGTGGCTTCGCCTCCGGCAGAGGAGGAACATCCATCAATGTGCCGTTGACATTGGCTTGGACCGCTGACAAGAATTGTCACAATAAACAATACAACCacgacgacaacgacaacaacaagaaTAATACCAACGACAAGGCAGCGAAGAGGACACGTGACGGGATCTGGAAGGGAGACCAAATTCGGGATGGGACTCGGAAAACAGGAGTTGGTAAAGGAATCAGCCTGATGATTAGTTCG